A window of Limosilactobacillus sp. WILCCON 0051 genomic DNA:
ACAGCATAAAACACAAAAAGATTTAGCAAATTATTTAAATGTAACTCCACAAGCTATTGCTTATTATGAAAAGGGTTTAAGAGAACCACCGCTAAAATATTGGCAAAAATTATCTGAATTTTTTAACGTTCCGCCATCATACCTGCAAGGACTATCTGATGATAAAAATAATTGGTTTAAAAATTTACCAAGATACCCAAAATACAAATTAAAAAATGAAATAAAACACCTTGTTGATACTGGTAAACTAGATGAAAATGCTGATTTTAAAACCAAAGCAAATATTGCAATGCAAAGCCTTGATAACCATCCTGCTGAAGATGAGCTAGGCGTTATCGAAGAGGTTCACAATAAATTAATTGATCTACTTATTTATGTTTATGATGCTTTTTATCAAGAACCAAAAAAAGGCGATAGTAGCAGCTCTAAGCGTGATCTTAAATCTGGTATGACCGAAGAAACGCTAATTAAAATTGTTGATATTTTAAATCAAGCACTTTGGGATATTGCGAAAATAGCAATTCATCTTGACGGCCATAATCCAGAACCATATGATCCTGACAAACACAAACTAAAATAATTCCCTGCAGCATCAATTTCCATGCATCCCCAATAGCGGGGTTAACCTTTTCTCACTTGTTATTGTTCGTCTCATTAAGTAGAAAGGTTAACTAAAATGAAAATTAAATCTTACAAAACAAAGCATGGTACAAGGTACGGCTTTTCGCTTTATATAGGCCAAAGCAATGAAAAAGGATATAGCCATAAGACTTTTAAGCGTGGTTTTAAGACCTATGATGATGCATTGGCAGCCTACTATGAAACAAAAAAAGCGTTTGACAATGGTCAGTTAAAACCACGCGTCAAACGCTACAAGCTAAAAGAAATTTATGATCTCTGGTTCAGTCAGTACAAGCAAACAGTTAAGGAATCTACTTATGCAACGACTGATAGAATTGCTAACAAGCATATTTTACCATTGTTAGGCGATTACTATATAGATGCAATAACTGTATTACGCTGCCAAAAAGCAGTTAATCAGTGGTTCAGGGATGCACCTAAAACTTTTAATCGATACGTTGTTTATAGCAATAATATCTTCGATTATGCGGTTCGCTTGGAATTGATCGATACTAACCCAATGAAAAAGGTAATTAAACCACGCAAGGGCTATGAACCAAAAGATTTTGATAACTTTTACAGTAAAGATGAATTGATTAAGTTCTTAAACTGCTGCAAGGCCAATGGCGATGATCAAATATATATGTTTTTCCGTCTGCTTGCTTTTTCAGGTATGCGAAAAGGCGAAACACTAGCTTTGCAATGGTCAGATATTAACTTTATGAATGGTACGATCAGAATCAATAAGACTGTTTCAAAAGGGATGAACAACCGCTTGCTAATTCAATCGCCAAAAACGCGCGGTTCAGTTCGTACCATCTCAATTGATGCTGAAACAATGGCCTGCTTGAAAGAGTGGCGGGCTAAGCAGCAAAAGCGCCTGTTTATGCTTGGCTATAACAGTATGAAACTTAATCAGCTAGTTTTTACCAACAATCACAATAAGGTGCTGCAGCCAACCAAACCAACAACTTGGTTAGATGATATTCAAGAAAAGTATCATTTACGCCATATCACGGTTCATGGTTTCCGCCACACTCATTGCAGCTTATTGTTTGCTGCAGGCATCCCCGTATCTGACGTTAAAGAACGTTTAGGCCATAGCAATATTGAAACCACGCTTAATGTTTATACTCATGTAACGGCCAATCAAAAGAAAATGACTGCTGATAAGTTCGCCAAGTTCATGGATGCATAAAAACGGTTTGGGTTGATATTTGGGTTGACGTTATTTTTAACCACGCTGAAAAGGTTGATATATCAATGTTTCAAGGCGGTTGAGATATGCTCCCTGTATACCCAATCCTAACAACATTGTGCATCTGTCAGCGTTCTTAATCGTTGATATGATGCACTTTTTTTATTTTAATTCACAAGCAGATACACTCAAAAACAAGGAAATTCTGGTAACATTTCTGGTAACGAAAAATTTCACAATAGGGCAGGTAATAGCGGATAAGTTGTTGATATAACGGTGTTTTGGCAGTTCCATAATTGGGGCTGCCTTTATTAGTTTCCGATGATTTTCTGGTAACATTTCGCTTTTTAGCCCTCGCCAACTGATCAGCAGTAGGCAAAACGATTTTTCGGTGGCGCTCAAACGCAAAATTTTTGGAATTTACCGTTTGAAAAGGTCGATGCGCGTTCAAGAACATAAAAAAATCTAACCCCCGTCAAAATAAGGCGGGGGCTTTTGGGGATGATGCAGGGCGTGGAAAACTCTGCAAAGGATTTAATTGAAAAAGATATTATAGCGACTCAGACTGCTGATCACGATCAATGTCATTATTGACCAGCAGCTCGCCATGGCGAATCAATTTTAATGGCAGGGCCAACTGGTGCTGATGCGCTGGCTTGATAAAAACGGTCTGCTCGGTGGTGCCTAAGATCATGCCGCTGATGCCATGGCAGCGGCCGCCAAACTGCAGTTGCAGATGTACTGGCTGGCCTTGATCGATGCCGAGTTTCAATAATGATCGAATCGCAAATTGGCTCTGCTGATTTTGGGGAGCTTCAATTGGCAAGGCGGCAAATTCATTTTCAACCTCATTAAGCTCAGCAATGCGAAAGCCATGCCACTTACCCATGCCATAGTCAATGTATTCATTTTTAAAAAAGGCACTGGCAATCTTGGTTGCTTCTTTGTCATGATACTTAGGCAGGCGAACTGGAGCTGACATGGTGGGCGAAACTGCGGAATTCTTAATAATCGGATTCTGTTTAAACGTCGGTGCTTGATAAGGGTGGGAGACAATGCGGCGCTGACTTCCTGGCCAGCGTTGATCGTCAAAGCCACGAAAATCAATGGTGATCTGCAGGCCTTCTCGTTCACGCAACAGACGCAGCAGTTTTTCCAACTGATCCAGCTGCTGATTGGACATTGAATACAGAGGATAGGAATGTGTTCTAAAATGTGGCCGGTAAATCTCAAAAAAGAAGTTAAACTGATCGTCATAATGATCATTGACTATCAGAATATGATAGATGGTTTTAGGCAATCGTTTAAATAATGGCCAGACCTGTTCAGCAATCTGATGAGCAGCACTGGCAAGTGAATCATCCATGGTTTACCTCATTAAATTTTTAATCACCCCGCAGATGGCAGCGGGGTCATGTTGAATATCAACAATCGATCAAAACAGCGAGATCTGCTGGGTGTTGGCATCGCTGAGCCGACTCAATGCAACGGAAATATTGCGGACGGCAGCACCCGACCAAGCTTGATGAAAAATACCAAGCAGATGATCGATCAACAGTTTTCGTTCAGCAGTTGGCTCAATGGTCATCTCATGACTATAGCTGGTGCGGCCATTGCTATCAGTAACGCCATTGGCATAGCCAAGTCCCAGGCGAATACGGCCGGCTTTTTGATGATGCCTGCTGAGCCGATCGATTACATCATTGGCAACCTTGATGATGCCCTGCTCAATGTCTTTTTGATGACTGAGATCTTTAGGCATGACCTGTGAACTGCTCCAGCTGGGATTTTTAGGGGTCAGCCGCACAGAAAGATCAGTGCGGTCAATACCCCAAGCCAATGCGTAAAGATGAGTACCGGCAACGCCAAATTCGTGCTTGAGCCAATGAGGATCGGTATGGGCCAGATCACCAACGGAATTAATGCCTAAAAGATTTAGTTTCGTGGCTGTTTTTTTCCCAATGCTCCAAATATTGGTCAAATCATGCCGTGGCCAGATGCGAGCGGCAAAATCATGATATGAAAGCCGTCCCTGAAAATTAGGCGCGTGCTTGGCGAACAGATCTAAGGCCAGTTTTGCCTGTAATGGATTTTCGCCAATCCCAACTGTAGTCCGCAAGCCAAGTTCTTTAAAAACGGTTCGCTGAATTGCCGCTGCCGCTTTTTCAGGAGTTGCGCCAAAAAATGGCCAGGTGTTGCTTAAATCAAGGATGCTTTCATCGATTGAGTATGGCCACCAATGATCGGCATCAGCATAGCGACGAAAAATCTGATTGATCTGCCGGTTTTTTTGCCGATAAAGCGCCAGTCGTGGTGGAACGGTTAAAAGCCTGGCATCGTTGGGAACCTTGTAGCCGCGGTCAACGTTGCGAATGCCAAAGTGCTTTTTGGCCAGTGGCGAGGTGGCGACGACCAGGCCGCTGCCATTATTTTCGTGTTCAGCCATGACCAATAGAACGGAATCCAATGGGTCGATTCCGCGCTGAACACTTTCAATGCTGGCAAAAAAAGACTTATTGTCAATCATCAAATAAACGCCATGTGGCTCATTATGGTAGTCAAGCATCTCAAAATAGCATCCTTTCAGGTAACTTTTAATCAATTATACGAACGTGTGTTTTAAAATGCAAATTAAACCATCAAGCAGCTGGTCTGATCCAAAATACGAAAGCAGCAAGTTGGCTGATGATTCGTCAAAGCAGCAGCGGATATCATAAATACCGGTTCGAAAAAATATTACATTATTGTTGCAAATGAGTTACAATAGTAATGAAAAATTGAATCTGGAAAGGGGCGGTTGACATGATTAAGCAGTTGAAGCATTGGCTAACGGGATTGTTGATGGCAGCAATGGTGCTGGGCTTAACGGGCTGTGCATCAGTCGGCGCTCCGACCGGCAATAATCAGTCAGCCGATTCCAACAGCTCAGCGACAGCAGTTTCGCATCAGCGCGCCTCAAAGAAGCACGTGGCTGCTAAAAACAGTAAAGCCAGCGAATCCAGCAGCCAAACGTCGCAAAGTATCAGTTCATCAGCTGCAGTCGCAACTTCCAGCAGTCTTGATAGTGCGGCTGCTCAATCATCAGCCGCAGCTGTTCAGAAAGCCGAGCCAGCGACTTCAGCAGCTCAAACGGCAGTCAGTCAAACAGCTGCTGCAAATGAGTCATCGCAGGCGGCCGCAACGGTTAACGATCAGGTAGTTGATGGACTTAACCAAGCCGCTGGTCTGCAGCCAGAAAATGGCGACCAATACATGACCTCACAGACCAGTGATGGCAGCTGGCAGGTTGACGTGCGGACCAGCAGCGGTGCAGGGCAGGATCCGAATGTCTCGCATTTAAAAGGAATCTACAAATACAATCCAGCAACCGGTCAATACCAACAGATGGATCCAATGACTGGTGAGTTTAACTAAATATCCACATTGCCAATGGTCATGAACGCTGGACGGTTGGCAATGGTTTTTTGCTCAGTGAAAGCATCCGTTAAAACGGGTGCTTTTTCTATTCTCAAAAAAAGCTTGACGATTATGGGAAAGAGAGTAAACTAAAAAATCGTTAGGTACATAACTATTATGCACCTAACGATTTTAATTGGAGGAAATAAAATGTCGATTAGCGATGAAATGCTGTTCGGCCATCTGTTTTTATTGGGTATGGACATTCGAATGGTATCCAAGCCTAAACAGCGTGGCTTTCATGGTCAGGGGCGCGTCTTGTTCCTATTGTCGAAACATGAGAATATCTCGCAGCGTGAATTGGCCAGCCTGGCACAGATCAAGCCGGGTTCGATGACTGAGATTCTGACCAGAATGGAAAGAGACGGTTTGATCACAAGACAGCGTGACGTCAGCGACAAGCGCGTCATTCATGTCCGTCTGACCAAAGCGGGGACTGAACTGGCAAAAGAAAATCACCAGCGTCATCAATGGTTCTGCAAAACCTTATTCGGAACGCTGAGTGATGAGGAAAAAGCGGAACTTAATCGGTTAATTTTAAAAATTGATCAAAACATCAAAAATGAATGTTTAAAAAATAAAGAAGGTGAGAATAGTCATGCTTAAGATTGCCAAACGTAATCTACAATGGTGGGCCGTTGTCTTGGCGGTTTTATTTATGGTTGGTCAGGTCGTTTGTGACTTGACGATTCCAACGCTGACCTCGGAAATTATCAATCGTGGGGTAGTCAAGCAGGATCTGTCGTTTATTACTCATGAAGGATGGATCATGATGGGGGTCGCGCTGATTGGACTGTTAATGGCAATTGGCAATATCTATTTTGCA
This region includes:
- a CDS encoding helix-turn-helix transcriptional regulator, with the protein product MNKQPKNRNRIKELRLEQHKTQKDLANYLNVTPQAIAYYEKGLREPPLKYWQKLSEFFNVPPSYLQGLSDDKNNWFKNLPRYPKYKLKNEIKHLVDTGKLDENADFKTKANIAMQSLDNHPAEDELGVIEEVHNKLIDLLIYVYDAFYQEPKKGDSSSSKRDLKSGMTEETLIKIVDILNQALWDIAKIAIHLDGHNPEPYDPDKHKLK
- a CDS encoding excinuclease ABC subunit A, with the protein product MLDYHNEPHGVYLMIDNKSFFASIESVQRGIDPLDSVLLVMAEHENNGSGLVVATSPLAKKHFGIRNVDRGYKVPNDARLLTVPPRLALYRQKNRQINQIFRRYADADHWWPYSIDESILDLSNTWPFFGATPEKAAAAIQRTVFKELGLRTTVGIGENPLQAKLALDLFAKHAPNFQGRLSYHDFAARIWPRHDLTNIWSIGKKTATKLNLLGINSVGDLAHTDPHWLKHEFGVAGTHLYALAWGIDRTDLSVRLTPKNPSWSSSQVMPKDLSHQKDIEQGIIKVANDVIDRLSRHHQKAGRIRLGLGYANGVTDSNGRTSYSHEMTIEPTAERKLLIDHLLGIFHQAWSGAAVRNISVALSRLSDANTQQISLF
- a CDS encoding MarR family winged helix-turn-helix transcriptional regulator encodes the protein MSISDEMLFGHLFLLGMDIRMVSKPKQRGFHGQGRVLFLLSKHENISQRELASLAQIKPGSMTEILTRMERDGLITRQRDVSDKRVIHVRLTKAGTELAKENHQRHQWFCKTLFGTLSDEEKAELNRLILKIDQNIKNECLKNKEGENSHA
- a CDS encoding site-specific integrase, whose translation is MKIKSYKTKHGTRYGFSLYIGQSNEKGYSHKTFKRGFKTYDDALAAYYETKKAFDNGQLKPRVKRYKLKEIYDLWFSQYKQTVKESTYATTDRIANKHILPLLGDYYIDAITVLRCQKAVNQWFRDAPKTFNRYVVYSNNIFDYAVRLELIDTNPMKKVIKPRKGYEPKDFDNFYSKDELIKFLNCCKANGDDQIYMFFRLLAFSGMRKGETLALQWSDINFMNGTIRINKTVSKGMNNRLLIQSPKTRGSVRTISIDAETMACLKEWRAKQQKRLFMLGYNSMKLNQLVFTNNHNKVLQPTKPTTWLDDIQEKYHLRHITVHGFRHTHCSLLFAAGIPVSDVKERLGHSNIETTLNVYTHVTANQKKMTADKFAKFMDA